A region from the Sphingopyxis lindanitolerans genome encodes:
- a CDS encoding DUF1489 family protein, giving the protein MSQLHMTRVAVGCPDYPALAARIAARTEGGEIRFTTRFKPKRADELIGGKLHFIVRHTLVGRVEILRFADRDDGRIDIVCKGLLERIHPQPKRAHQGWRYLTDADAPQAVADGDGIGDLPPELYRELAELSLI; this is encoded by the coding sequence ATGTCCCAGCTTCACATGACCCGCGTCGCCGTTGGCTGTCCCGATTATCCGGCGCTTGCCGCGCGGATTGCGGCGCGGACCGAGGGCGGCGAAATCCGCTTTACGACGCGGTTCAAGCCGAAGCGCGCCGACGAGCTGATCGGTGGCAAGCTGCACTTCATCGTCCGCCACACGCTGGTCGGCCGGGTCGAGATATTGCGCTTCGCGGATCGCGACGACGGGCGGATCGATATCGTCTGCAAGGGTCTGCTCGAGCGCATCCATCCGCAGCCGAAGCGCGCGCATCAGGGTTGGCGCTATTTGACCGATGCCGATGCCCCGCAAGCTGTCGCCGACGGCGACGGGATCGGCGACCTGCCGCCCGAACTTTACCGCGAGCTGGCGGAATTGAGTCTGATCTAA
- a CDS encoding YjbE family putative metal transport protein (Members of this highly hydrophobic protein family,regularly are found preceded by the yybP-ykoY manganese riboswitch (see RF00080). A metal cation transport function is proposed.), protein MIVELMNFAAGAAPSAGIWDAIVHDFSNITEPAAFSAFVQVLLIDLVLAGDNAIVVGALAAGLPPEQRRKVILIGVGAALVLRVGFALVVQQLLGIVGLVLAGGLLLLWVAWRMWRDLRGGHGESAGSPEIAGDEDSGLHPAKSFAAAAWGVAVADVSMSLDNVLAVAGAAREHPGILIVGLIFAVAMMGVAANVIAKYIERYRWIAWVGLVVIVYVAGKMIWEGWDDVHPHFMELLGR, encoded by the coding sequence TTTGCCGCCGGTGCGGCGCCTTCGGCGGGAATCTGGGACGCGATCGTCCATGATTTTTCGAACATCACCGAACCTGCGGCCTTTTCCGCCTTCGTCCAGGTGCTGTTGATCGACCTCGTCCTCGCGGGCGACAATGCGATCGTCGTCGGCGCGCTCGCGGCGGGGCTGCCGCCCGAACAGCGCCGCAAGGTGATCCTGATCGGCGTCGGCGCCGCGCTCGTCCTGCGCGTCGGTTTTGCGCTCGTCGTCCAGCAATTGCTCGGCATCGTCGGGCTGGTGCTCGCGGGCGGCCTGCTGCTGCTCTGGGTCGCGTGGCGCATGTGGCGCGACCTGCGCGGCGGCCACGGCGAATCGGCCGGCTCGCCCGAGATTGCGGGCGACGAGGATTCGGGCCTGCATCCCGCCAAAAGCTTTGCCGCGGCCGCCTGGGGCGTCGCGGTCGCCGACGTGTCGATGAGCCTCGACAATGTCCTCGCGGTGGCTGGTGCGGCGCGCGAGCATCCCGGCATCCTGATCGTCGGACTGATCTTCGCGGTCGCGATGATGGGGGTCGCGGCGAACGTCATCGCCAAATATATCGAGCGCTATCGCTGGATCGCGTGGGTCGGGCTTGTCGTGATCGTCTATGTCGCGGGCAAGATGATCTGGGAGGGCTGGGACGACGTTCACCCGCATTTCATGGAACTGCTCGGCCGCTGA
- a CDS encoding FMN-binding glutamate synthase family protein — MARWIAFPILIALAAAAAWWAPARWTLLIWVPLLLLTLYDAIQTKHSLRRNYPLIARIRWLFEALRPFLYSYIVESPLEGRPFARTERDIVYQRAKGDLDAHPFGTELDVYSDEYEWMSHSIAPTHDHDRTQRVKVGSAQCSRPYDTALLNISAMSFGSLGANAIEALNLGAKLGNFYHDTGEGGFSPYHAKHGGDIVWELGSGYFGCRDADGRFDPERFRDRAQNDQVRMIEIKLSQGAKPGHGGVLPGPKVSAEIAATRGVPEGHDCISPAAHSAFATPIEMVEWAAKLRDMAGGKPVGIKLCVGQPHEIYAVMKAMIETGIRLDYIVVDGAEGGTGAAPIEFSNRVGMPLREGLIFVRNALVGCGLKEEIRLAASGKVHSGAGLATNCALGADWSNAARAFMFTLGCVQSLKCHTDKCPTGIATQDPGRQRGLVVEDKAERVRRFQAATVSALWDISCAMGLDNPWAIQPHHLHERLNSSRSDSIDRIYKFYDRGVLLGDPASVSSARYWAMARANSFRAAL; from the coding sequence ATGGCCCGCTGGATCGCCTTTCCCATCCTGATCGCGCTCGCCGCCGCCGCGGCATGGTGGGCGCCCGCGCGCTGGACGCTGCTGATCTGGGTGCCGCTCCTCCTTCTCACCCTCTATGACGCCATCCAGACCAAGCACAGCCTGCGCCGCAACTATCCGCTGATCGCGCGCATCCGCTGGCTGTTCGAGGCGCTGCGCCCCTTCCTCTATTCCTATATCGTCGAAAGCCCGCTCGAAGGCCGTCCCTTTGCGCGCACCGAACGCGATATCGTCTACCAGCGGGCCAAGGGCGACCTCGATGCACATCCCTTCGGCACCGAACTCGACGTCTATTCGGACGAATATGAATGGATGAGCCACAGCATCGCGCCGACACACGACCATGACCGCACGCAGCGGGTCAAGGTCGGCAGCGCGCAATGTTCGCGGCCCTATGACACCGCGCTGCTCAACATTTCGGCGATGAGCTTCGGCTCGCTCGGCGCCAATGCGATCGAGGCGCTCAATCTCGGCGCCAAGCTGGGGAATTTCTACCACGATACCGGCGAGGGCGGTTTCAGCCCCTATCATGCGAAGCACGGCGGCGACATCGTGTGGGAACTCGGCAGCGGCTATTTCGGCTGCCGCGACGCCGACGGACGCTTCGACCCCGAACGCTTTCGCGACCGCGCGCAGAACGACCAGGTCAGGATGATCGAAATCAAGCTCAGCCAGGGTGCGAAACCGGGGCATGGCGGGGTGCTGCCCGGCCCCAAGGTCAGCGCCGAGATCGCGGCGACGCGCGGCGTTCCCGAAGGGCATGACTGTATCTCCCCCGCCGCGCATTCGGCTTTCGCGACCCCGATCGAGATGGTCGAATGGGCCGCGAAGCTGCGCGATATGGCGGGCGGCAAGCCCGTCGGCATCAAGCTTTGCGTCGGCCAGCCGCACGAAATCTATGCCGTCATGAAGGCGATGATCGAAACCGGAATCCGGCTCGATTACATCGTCGTCGATGGCGCCGAGGGCGGCACCGGCGCCGCACCCATCGAATTTTCCAACCGCGTCGGCATGCCGCTTCGCGAAGGGCTGATCTTCGTGCGCAACGCGCTCGTCGGCTGCGGGCTCAAGGAAGAGATTCGCCTCGCCGCGTCGGGCAAGGTGCATTCGGGCGCGGGGCTCGCGACCAATTGCGCGCTCGGCGCCGACTGGTCGAACGCCGCGCGCGCCTTCATGTTCACCCTCGGCTGCGTCCAGTCGCTCAAATGCCACACCGACAAATGCCCGACCGGGATCGCGACGCAGGATCCCGGCCGCCAGCGCGGGTTGGTGGTCGAGGACAAGGCCGAACGCGTACGCCGCTTCCAGGCCGCCACGGTGTCGGCGCTGTGGGATATCAGCTGCGCGATGGGGCTCGACAATCCGTGGGCGATCCAGCCGCATCACCTGCACGAACGGCTCAATTCGTCGCGCTCGGATTCGATCGATCGAATCTATAAATTCTACGATCGCGGGGTGCTGCTGGGCGATCCCGCTTCGGTGTCGAGCGCCCGCTATTGGGCGATGGCGCGCGCGAACAGCTTCCGCGCGGCGCTTTAG
- a CDS encoding nuclear transport factor 2 family protein, with product MTAADGIAAWHAYMAGGGDPEALKALLAEDAVFHSPVVHTPQQGRDKVFAYLHAASHVLGGNNFRYLREIVDGDQACLEFATELDGIAINGVDIIRWDEDGKIKDFKVMVRPLKAINKVWEKMADMLAAQAG from the coding sequence ACGGCCGCCGACGGAATCGCCGCCTGGCACGCCTATATGGCGGGCGGCGGCGATCCGGAGGCGCTGAAAGCCTTGCTCGCCGAGGACGCGGTGTTCCATTCGCCCGTCGTTCACACCCCGCAGCAAGGCCGTGACAAGGTCTTCGCCTATCTCCATGCAGCCAGCCATGTGCTTGGCGGCAACAATTTCCGCTATCTGCGCGAGATCGTCGACGGCGACCAGGCTTGCCTGGAATTCGCCACCGAACTCGACGGCATCGCGATCAACGGTGTCGATATCATTCGCTGGGACGAGGATGGAAAGATAAAAGATTTCAAGGTGATGGTCCGACCGCTCAAGGCCATCAACAAGGTGTGGGAAAAAATGGCCGACATGCTCGCGGCACAGGCGGGCTGA